The DNA segment gtttgcatcatccattaactgtttggagcatacgttgtgcgATGTTTTCTCTGCTTTGCTTTTTCTTTGCTGCATTTAAGGTTTCTAAACCTTTTCTCTGCAAGCCCCCTTGCTCTTCTATCTCCTTCTCTTCTGTTGAGTCTCTCTGCTTACAAACTCTCATCTCTTCCCCTTTTCATCTTCTTGCAGCTTCTCCGATGGCTTGTCCCAAAGttacaccaaaccctcctccatcttCTCGCAACCCTCTGACGAACACCTGTAGGGCAAACCCTTCCTCCTCTCGCGACCCCCCAAGGGATCCTGACGTCCCTTCAAGCCAGGTCGTGAGACCTGCATCTTCTCGACCCAACCAACCGCAGCCAAACCCACCTCACACCAGCGCAGCTGTGAGGCCCCTTCCAAACTACAAGCAACTATACCCTTGGGCCTCTTCAGCCCTGCGGGGTGAGACTTCCTCCATCAACACCGACCGCGACATCCTCCGCCTTAAGAAAGGTGACCAAGCTCACTTTTCTTTCAGCAAGGAACATGATGACAAGGTATATGTGCATCCTTGTCCTCCTGAAGAGCTGATACACAAGCTTCCTCCCAGGCTGCAACAGAACTACCAGCCTCTCGACCATGCCTCGAGGCTCCCCTCGTCATCCAACCttgcgagggtggtggtgagcaccAACCCCTACCTCCTCCTCCAACGTCGGGCCTTCCAACTTCCCTCCAAGAAGCCTTGAAATCTTTCAACGTGCGCCTACACGCCATGGCCGACGAATGCCTTCCTCAAATCGTCGCCGAAGGGCTAAAAGGCTCCTTGGATAAACTTGAGCTCGATTGCCGCATCCATCAGGAGGTGGCAACACCGCGAGAGCCGAAGCCGAGAAGGTCAAATGCGACATGATGATGCAAGGCTTAGAGTTCTGCGGGTCGAAAACGCTCTCAACGAAGAGCTCCGAAGCTTGCGTGAGGACAAGAAAGAACTGCGCAAGAAACTGCACGACAAGCTTCAGGACACcgttgagctggagagcaaaatTGTTCCTATGAGGAAGCGAATCGCAAAGCTGGAGGAGGCCCGAAGGACCGACGCAGATCAAATGTCCAAATTGGAGAAGAGGTCGACCGAACGGGAAACTCTTATGGGCAAAGTTGAACAAGATCGGGATAGGGCAAACAAAGAATTGAGCGAAACGGCTACCGAGCTTGCCCGAGTTCGTGAAGAGAGCAGCGGGTTCAATCAGAAAGTCGACGAGCTTGAGCTTGAAATCACCCGGGTTCGCGGAGAGAACAACGAGCTCCAACTTGAAATCACCCaggttcgtgaagagaacaACGGGCTCAAGGcgaagatcgacgagcttcagcttgaggctgcccaagtTCTTACTTCCGGCTTCGGAGTAGCTTTGGAGCAGTTCGCCTGTAAATTTCCCGATCTTGACCTATCCGAATTTTCGGtgtacaacgaggtggtggatggcaagatcaTGCCTCCGACTTAATTGTTGTTTCCATCCGCCACTTCATCTTCACCGCCTTTGGAAATCTTGTATTTAATTTTGACTTAtatgtaataattttcattcCGCTCTGTTTCGATACATATAAATACGCACATGGTTTCGCCTTTATCTGTTGTGTAATCATCTGATATAACTGACTAACTTTGTCTTAAAGAAATCAACTTAGCACCAACTGGTGCTTAATTATGTGAAGATCAACTGAACTGAACAAACTATTAGCTCGTAAAAATAACACTTAATGCAAGATCACTTACTGGGCAGTAGGCTTGGGTCAATCTTAATATCTGAAATATCGTTCGCCTGAACTGCGAAGTGTCATGCACATTTCTGTGTCATCACCTAGAACTCTGCTAGCTTAGTTCTCGCCATGTACCTCTTCTTTTGAGCTTCGACCACAAAGCCATAGGCTTCCACGGAATCTATTTTCCTTTCAACTGCCAAGGCGTCCTCTGCGGAGCTGCCTCATATCTTGAGCTATCAAGTTTGCTCGTTCTGGGGGGGAGGGCTACCTTCAAAGAATTCCCCTCTGCCTTCCCCGAGCCTTTACTCTGAAACAACTTGACCtggatcattgttccctcatctagGGGCAGAGTTGCCTTTCAGATCCCTTTCTGCCTCCCTAAATTTTAGGACGATGATCCAGGTAGCGAGGTGTCCTTTACGAACCTACCTCAGCCAGCCTGTAAcctcttccaccctctgcgccacacctgaactcgttcagAACGAGAAGGATTTTAACTACCTTCACAACGCCCGCAAGCATGGAGGCTTTAactgtaagaaattatgtaaattaatttctataaagtgactcacatgacttagagtttgggctttgggcccaaatatgatttaataataataatagaataaaggcccattggttaatgtgagaaatatatatatctgatgatatacctaatgaaaacctacatctgatggagattgggtactaaaggctatagggttctgtctctgcaaataatagttgtctcactgttaaccatcacgaaagtgtgagacaagaacggaattgcaagagatagattgggataaaggagataaagtaactgctcaattaggatcactcatggatcaaggtaagtgcctgTTCCTTCTTGATTatatgattgtgtgagaatcatgatatgataagatctatttgtgaacataaattgtatgtgttcaatttacgtttattcatgttttgacTTACATTAACTGGccttactaggtcaatattgatgtttcattAAGGGAAAAGGTGTCTTCTATCGACCTTCCTTTCCTGCACTTAAGATCATTAACACCTCTGACctttcagtttcatcttgcctgaactcactcgagggtgagaaggacttttccttatgcctcaacttgcccaggggttacatctcctcatCCCctagatgcactgaggactttcaactTGCCAATatttgcttacgcaaagaggtcttatGGTCTGCTCTTGCCTGTACTCGCTcggggtgaggaggacttttcgatatctttctcgcctacactcgctcgaggcgaggaggtctttttaatctctttctcgcctacactcgctcgaggcgaggaggtctttttaatctctttctcgcctacacccgctcgaggcgaggaggtctttttaatctctttctcgcctacactcgctcgaggcgaggaggtcttttcgATCTCTTTCTTGCCTACACtagctcgaggcgaggaggtcttttcgatctctttctcgcctgatGGCGGTCAGAAAGttttatacttgtgcctccgatcacTGGGTGGTGATGAGGGTTTAAAACTTCATAGTTTGAAAACTTTGTTCTGGATGCATGCGACTTGGATTCGCCATTGTTTAAAACTACACAGGGGCGATAAAGTCCCTTTGCGAAAACTTAAAAAACGAcgagcatgcaaacttaataactgggaaacttcgataaacttcgaaaccttctttattgggtagcctcattaaaacccttctttcatgggttcccgattgctcggtggtatgatatgcccacactatgcggggaacttcttcagcccaagaccccttggccttctccaacctcctctttAAGCCTCTCAGCAGAACCCGATTAgcagactccacttgcccattcgtttgtgggtgctccacagaagcaaacacctgttgtgtcccgatgtcctcgcataacttcttcaacaggtgacttgcgaactgagtcccattatctgatactaaatgcttgggcacaccaaaacgacacacaatattcttccacacgaaactctggattttgtgcgcggtgatctgggctactggttttGTAATACgatttgtaaaggggacactctttttccctctcgggggttttttaatgaggtcacccaagtaaaaagaaaaaataagtttGAGAAAACTTTGTCTTAGTTTTTCTCTTCTCGCTCGAAGTGTAAGACCAAAAGTTAAGGAGATAAAAGACAAAGACTCAAAACAGCgtcaggcgtcgccaagataaggcatcgccaagacgaGGTGCCGCCAAGGTCAAGCGTCGCCAAGGTTAGGCATCACAAAGatcaggcgtcgccaagaacaGGCGTCGCCAAATGACATGTCGCCAAATAGGGAGATGACATCGGAATTCAAAGCAAGTGGTAAGAGCGCATGCATGTGCCTAGAGGtcaagataacaggtatgtcCAACACGAGGTAAAATCCGGGAGTTTAGTCCCTGGgcaggggttaaaggattccttcgggacgcccccttctcaggtatgaatagctagccccggtatcagatgTTCGATAAGGTAAAATCCGGGAGTCTTAGTCCTTGAGAAGGGGTTGAGGGATTCCTtcaggacgccccctcctcaagtatgaataactAGCCCCGGTGTTGGACGGGAGCCTTCGACTTGGtgttttagacaccctgaggacgatacgttgctgctgtaataggcctctcctcaggcgtgggcaccaagcacCAAAGAGATAAGGGACCAGTCGCCTTGGCGTTTGAGACAccctgtaccgccctggtggtcgggtgtgatgacgtggcatcctgctacggtgtaggcgtgttgacaaggcgccaggttagcagatgggaaggaagtcgagaggcacgtgtagtcgccagttgttaagctggcgtgttccgatttccagcttaccagaataggcgatcgccaggtcaaagatcaagtcgccagatgtagatttaggcgacctagtcattggagatcgccagagcgagcacatcgccgaagatgaaggggaagcagattatgaaggcggccggcgagaccacagggaaggtgtatgaaggccctaactcgccagttccagtagagatcgcactcctaagttagctatgcactgggcagtaccatgcataagtaacttagccaaaatgagagtagaagcagcgccaagtcagggagcctccagatgatggcacgtgtacagttggatacgagccacgtgtccaagtctgtaactgccaggagagaggaagccaccaggtatataagagctcttaacaaactttctgaggtacgcacgttcagttcatacactttacgcttgcgagtgatagagctgattgtgagagaggatttgcacggttcttgttcttagtatttggtgataccgtcactgacttgagcgtcggagtgcgatcggccgcagcggcgccgtgttgtttctttgcaggttcttgaagtggatcccggaaaggaacggaggtgagaagcggtgcgcacgtcgatcctttgacgaggcattctccagcgttccggtcaacaggcaggatcatcaggcgcccaccgtggggccgtgtaaaacaagctcccatccacagcgtgagttcttggaagttttcgaggttttccgCGTGGTTGTGttctggtgcaaccgtcgttcgcagtttctttgaatttcgttcggtgagtttgcgttttgtaccgtttgtgtggttttcgatcggtggagtgaggtcttttgttgcttgcgcgcaatctgtttggtggaagttcgagttctttcgcttgtttggttgtccgcggggaaacggtggtttttggtgaagttgtggttttcttcgaaggtttgcggtgttcttgagttcttgcgcagtttcttgagttttctccgattgatcgctgattcgatcgtggttgaagtgttgttcgctgcattcttgtggttcgctgaagttaatgagaaaaatgaggagcaatcgttccagtcccgtggcgcctgtcgctgctgaaggcgacgccgccatgaccatggcgcagatggcagagatgatgcgctcgttgcaggcaactgtggaagcctcgcgcgtagagcaggcaaggatacatgaggacctggtcgcctctcgcgccagaaacgaggagctcagcaaggtgactgaggagctgcgtcgagctcttcaggagcaacaaggacgttcttctgttgaagaggcggcgccgtctacgccacctcgtgttttcccaatgccttttgttcaggcgattaccgacacgcctattcccacgagcgtggttccggttaaggctgtctttaccggcgtggaggatccagaggctcatctgaccacgttccacatgcagatgatgctgtcgggagggtcagacgccgtctactgcaagatgttcgtgagtacgctccagggaacggcgatggagtggtttgtgagcctgcctaacggccacataaccaattttcaacagttctcgaaaatctttgtcgagcagtacattgtgaataaggcaccgcccagggtgtcctatgatctgtttgatataaggtagtaccatggggagtccctcagagactacctcaatcgcttcggagcgtagatggtcagatcgccggccaaggatgaagaaatgctggtctatgccttcaagaagggcgtgcagccagggccattctgcgaggccttgatcagggctcatccagcgacgtttgctgaagtcaggcgacttgcggtggcccacatcgccgacgagagtgaagtcgccgagaagagaggtagcgtggctcccgccaggccacgcacccagaccaggatccagccgcagagggtgatggaaacggcggcggcggccagaaaagaccagaggactcgccatccttacgacaggagaaacaggggaagaagccaagcgcgccaacaaccagcacgccagcaaccagcacgccgagaatacaatcgcccgcctaagcacaaatttgtcatgggactagcggacctgatcgccatccctaacatatctgctaggttgaaggcgcctgagaaggtgggcgacaaggtgctggggtcaaagtcggacgcctggtgcgagttccaccaatgttttggccacaccttggactcgtgtttgtctttgggatatcagctcgacgatctggttaagagcggtttcctaaacgactatctgctggatagaaggacggggggagcgtcgagttcccagccagcaggtggagaagcccagcaacacgagatgcctatccacggggagatccacaccattgcagggggtttctcaggtggtggatgcaccgcatcgcagaggaaaaaatatgcgcgatcggtgatgacggtggacatgtttgaagatcactcgccggaagtggacattacgttcaccaagcaggatcttcgggacgttgtgccttatgacaacgatcccatagttatttcgttggttacagcagggaggaaggtccacagagttctggtggaccaaggaagctcggcagacgtgatgttctggccgactttcacgcagctggaattgccccttgaccagctaaggccctatggagggtgcttatatgggttcgctggcgaccaggtggaggtcagggggtacattgagctgagaaccacgtttacagatgaggctgggtcgaggacggagaaaatcaagtacctcatcgtaaacgccccttcagcatataacatcctgttgggaaggcccactcttaacaggataggcgccattccgtcgactcggcacatgaaggtgaagttgccgtccatggaaggggtggtgatcacgatcaagtctgatcagaaagaagcgaaaaggtactatgagaatagcctgaaaaacaaaagatcagtgagttatgtaacaaccaccccacctcccggtgtgaagcccagaccgccggtaacggaggaggccgccggaagggatgtagagatggtagacgctgagctaggggagaggaatgctggcctggaagaggaagaggcgcggaatcgccccgaggaagcaagggaacagggaatcgccagggcggtgatcgccagagaatccaggcccaaacctgttgagcagtggctcgagaaggagatcggagggaaaatcttcaagctcggaagatctctggaggtcgatctccaggaccagatcgccgaggtgattgagcggcatctggacgcgtttgcttggtccgcttcggacatgcccgggatcgatcccgacttcttgtgccatcatctggcgatggacaacatggtgagaccggtgcgacaaaggagaagaaaattcaatgaggagaggaggcaggcgatcagggacgaaacgcagaaactcctcgctgcaggccacatcagggaagtccagtaccctgaatggttggcaaatgtcgtactggtgaagaagagtaacgggaaatggcgcatgtgcgtcgatttcaccgatctgaacaaagcttgcccaaaggattcgtatcctttaccaagcattgatgccctggttgatagcgctgcagggtgcaagttgctgagtttcctggatgccttctcgggctataatcagatcaagatgcatcccatggatgaagaaaaaacagccttcatgacggagaggtcgtgctactgctataaggtgatgccgtttgggctgaagaacgcgggggccacgtaccagaggttgatggatcgagtacttgcaccaatgctgggaaggaacgtgcaagcctacgtcgatgacatggtcgtgacctcgcaggagaaaagcaagcacgttgcagacttggaa comes from the Phaseolus vulgaris cultivar G19833 chromosome 8, P. vulgaris v2.0, whole genome shotgun sequence genome and includes:
- the LOC137824677 gene encoding uncharacterized protein — translated: MRHDDARLRVLRVENALNEELRSLREDKKELRKKLHDKLQDTVELESKIVPMRKRIAKLEEARRTDADQMSKLEKRSTERETLMGKVEQDRDRANKELSETATELARVREESSGFNQKVDELELEITRVRGENNELQLEITQVREENNGLKAKIDELQLEAAQVLTSGFGVALEQFACKFPDLDLSEFSVYNEVVDGKIMPPT